A region of Lacinutrix sp. Hel_I_90 DNA encodes the following proteins:
- a CDS encoding rhodanese-like domain-containing protein, translating to MGFLEFIFGTKKRQVQEFLDNGAIILDVRTQREWENGHLENAMHIPLKDLNTRVDEVKKLKKPIITCCESGARSAKAAKFLNLNNIEATNGGGWIKLSRL from the coding sequence ATGGGATTTTTAGAATTTATTTTTGGCACAAAAAAGCGTCAAGTCCAAGAATTTTTAGACAATGGCGCCATAATTCTTGATGTTAGAACGCAACGTGAGTGGGAAAATGGCCATCTTGAAAACGCCATGCATATTCCTTTAAAGGATTTGAATACACGTGTTGACGAAGTGAAAAAATTAAAAAAACCTATTATTACTTGTTGCGAAAGTGGTGCACGCTCTGCTAAAGCTGCTAAATTCTTAAATTTAAACAATATTGAAGCCACTAATGGCGGTGGCTGGATTAAACTATCCCGTTTATAA
- a CDS encoding aromatic amino acid hydroxylase produces the protein MNINIETNPLIDRLPPHLKQFIKPQNYEDYSPVNQAVWRYVMRKNVSYLSKVAHESYTNGLKATGISIDSIPSMYGMNRILKDIGWAAVAVDGFIPPNAFMEFQAYKVLVIASDIRQLENMEYTPAPDIIHEAAGHAPIIANPDYAEYLRRFGEVGAKAILSSHDNAIYESVRTLSIVKEAASSTQEDIDAAEALVNTLQNKKVPLSEMAKIRNLHWWTVEYGLIGTVDNPKIYGAGLLSSIGESKWCMTDKVEKRLYSIDAAEIEFDITKPQPQLFVTPDFAYLMQVLDEFSNTMALRKGGFRGLQKLIDSKKIGSIELNTGLQVSGIFTEMITDEDNNVVFFKTEGPTALANRDKELIGHGTEANPNGISSPIGKLKGISLAIENMGPRDLKAYNFYDGKRIAFEYESGITIEGLNITGIRNIYGKLILIEFEDCTVTYKERILFSPNQGVFRLAVGSSITSAFAGSADFRSFNNLYHISSTTTIKQEKNEKTLALESLYAQVSALRGHKTDDDDTLLSIFNSLKTKHSEDWLLSLELLELATLNSNDNLKTAITTHLEDIKTNKPKVAHLIDDGLELIEKQITI, from the coding sequence ATGAATATAAATATAGAAACTAACCCCTTAATTGATAGGCTTCCGCCACATTTAAAGCAATTTATCAAACCTCAAAATTATGAGGACTACTCCCCAGTAAACCAAGCGGTGTGGCGGTATGTAATGCGTAAAAATGTTTCTTATTTGAGCAAAGTTGCACATGAATCTTATACTAATGGCTTAAAGGCAACTGGCATATCTATAGATTCGATACCTAGTATGTATGGCATGAATCGTATTCTTAAAGATATTGGTTGGGCCGCTGTTGCCGTGGATGGTTTTATTCCTCCAAATGCCTTTATGGAATTTCAGGCCTATAAAGTGTTGGTTATTGCTAGTGACATTCGCCAGTTAGAAAATATGGAATACACGCCAGCTCCAGACATTATACATGAAGCGGCTGGGCATGCTCCCATAATTGCAAATCCCGATTATGCGGAATACCTGAGACGTTTTGGCGAAGTTGGTGCAAAAGCCATATTATCTTCTCATGACAATGCTATTTATGAATCTGTAAGAACATTATCAATTGTAAAAGAGGCTGCGAGCTCTACCCAAGAAGACATTGATGCTGCTGAAGCACTAGTGAACACACTTCAAAATAAAAAAGTACCACTTTCTGAAATGGCAAAAATTAGAAATTTACATTGGTGGACTGTTGAGTACGGGCTGATAGGAACTGTAGACAACCCTAAAATTTACGGTGCTGGATTATTATCCTCTATTGGAGAAAGCAAATGGTGCATGACAGACAAAGTGGAAAAACGCTTATACAGCATTGATGCTGCTGAAATTGAATTTGATATCACAAAACCGCAACCTCAACTATTTGTAACGCCAGATTTTGCTTACTTAATGCAAGTTTTAGATGAGTTTTCAAACACCATGGCCTTGCGGAAAGGGGGTTTTAGAGGCTTACAAAAGCTTATAGATTCTAAAAAAATAGGCAGTATAGAACTAAATACTGGGTTACAGGTTTCTGGTATCTTCACTGAAATGATTACAGACGAAGATAACAACGTGGTTTTCTTTAAAACAGAAGGCCCAACGGCGTTGGCAAATAGAGACAAAGAGTTGATAGGTCATGGTACAGAAGCGAATCCCAATGGTATTAGCTCACCTATTGGTAAGCTAAAGGGGATTAGTCTGGCTATTGAAAATATGGGACCACGCGATCTCAAAGCTTATAATTTTTACGACGGTAAGCGTATTGCTTTTGAATATGAAAGTGGTATTACTATTGAAGGGTTAAATATCACTGGAATACGAAATATTTATGGCAAACTCATACTTATTGAGTTTGAAGATTGCACCGTTACGTATAAGGAACGCATTCTATTCTCTCCAAACCAAGGTGTGTTTAGATTAGCCGTTGGTTCCTCCATAACATCTGCGTTTGCTGGGTCGGCAGATTTTAGATCTTTCAATAACTTATATCACATTTCTTCTACAACAACAATTAAACAAGAGAAAAACGAGAAGACTTTGGCATTGGAATCTCTTTACGCACAGGTAAGCGCATTAAGAGGCCATAAAACGGACGATGATGACACCTTGCTATCTATATTTAACAGCTTAAAAACGAAGCATTCTGAAGATTGGTTGTTATCTTTAGAACTTTTGGAACTTGCGACTCTTAATAGCAACGACAATTTAAAAACAGCAATTACCACACACTTAGAAGACATAAAGACCAACAAACCTAAGGTCGCACATTTAATTGATGACGGTTTAGAACTAATAGAAAAACAAATAACAATATAA
- a CDS encoding TetR/AcrR family transcriptional regulator — translation MKFETRKQQIIKTAAKLFKKKGYSAVTMRDLATEMGIKAASLYNHISSKQEILKIIIISLAEEFTIEMNNIRTSEGTSLDKLNKIVTLHIKTASENTYEMAALNNDWMHLEEQRDYYLKLRDVYEENFRNIIKSGIANQELKEENVEVMLFSMLSTLRSLYLWIPKKEDLNIEELKTSLSNVLIHGFNK, via the coding sequence ATGAAGTTCGAAACTAGAAAACAACAAATTATAAAAACGGCAGCTAAGCTTTTTAAAAAAAAGGGCTATAGTGCTGTTACCATGCGCGATTTAGCAACCGAAATGGGTATTAAAGCGGCCAGCCTTTATAATCACATTAGCTCTAAACAGGAAATCTTAAAAATTATCATTATTTCTTTAGCAGAAGAATTTACTATTGAAATGAATAACATTAGAACTTCAGAAGGGACAAGTTTGGACAAATTAAATAAAATTGTGACCCTGCATATAAAAACGGCTAGTGAGAATACCTACGAAATGGCAGCATTAAATAACGATTGGATGCACTTAGAAGAGCAACGGGATTATTATTTGAAATTGCGTGATGTATATGAAGAGAATTTCAGAAATATCATTAAATCAGGAATAGCTAACCAAGAATTAAAGGAGGAGAACGTAGAAGTCATGCTCTTTTCTATGTTATCTACTTTGCGTTCCCTTTACCTTTGGATTCCTAAAAAAGAAGACTTGAACATAGAAGAATTGAAAACAAGCCTCAGTAATGTTCTAATCCACGGATTTAACAAATAG
- a CDS encoding 2Fe-2S iron-sulfur cluster-binding protein, whose translation MAEFHNIKVADIYKETEDTSVVTFEIPSELHSVFKFRQGQHLTLKKDLGGEDVRRSYSLCSSPMDKQWKVAVKQIPGGKFSTYVNEELQTGDALEVMAPSGMFGVPVQSEKAKNYLFFAAGSGITPVLSMVKTHLAEEPNATCKLFYVNKTAKSIIFKEELEQLRNKYFGRFEIYYFLTKERRDIALLNGRFDDDKMTVLTKTFIDIPDTSEVFLCGPEQMVNFVSNYLITAGLPKELIHFELFVTGLSEEDIKRAERLSKQNVEGTKITIVDGGKEFAFTMTKEYDNILDAALGAGADLPFACKGGVCSTCKCEVVEGKVEMKVNYALDEKEVSQNLVLSCQAVPTTESVVVNFDV comes from the coding sequence ATGGCAGAGTTTCATAACATAAAAGTTGCAGATATTTATAAGGAAACAGAGGACACTTCGGTGGTTACTTTCGAGATTCCTTCAGAATTACATAGCGTATTTAAATTCAGACAAGGTCAGCATTTGACCTTAAAAAAAGACTTAGGTGGTGAAGACGTGCGTCGTTCCTATTCTTTGTGTTCCAGTCCTATGGATAAACAATGGAAAGTTGCCGTAAAGCAAATTCCAGGGGGTAAATTTTCAACTTACGTAAATGAAGAGTTACAGACGGGTGATGCGTTGGAAGTGATGGCTCCCAGCGGCATGTTTGGCGTTCCTGTTCAGTCTGAGAAAGCAAAGAACTATTTGTTTTTTGCTGCCGGAAGTGGAATAACACCAGTATTATCTATGGTAAAAACACATCTGGCGGAAGAACCAAATGCAACATGTAAGCTTTTTTATGTAAATAAAACAGCAAAATCCATTATCTTTAAGGAAGAACTAGAGCAACTTAGGAATAAATACTTTGGAAGATTTGAAATCTATTATTTCTTAACCAAAGAGCGTCGGGATATCGCGTTGCTAAATGGCAGATTTGATGATGATAAAATGACGGTGCTTACAAAAACGTTTATTGATATTCCTGATACGAGTGAAGTCTTCCTTTGTGGTCCAGAGCAGATGGTTAATTTTGTAAGTAATTATTTAATAACTGCAGGACTTCCAAAAGAGTTAATACATTTTGAGTTGTTTGTTACTGGGCTTTCAGAAGAAGATATTAAACGTGCAGAACGCCTATCGAAGCAAAATGTAGAAGGCACAAAGATAACTATCGTAGATGGTGGAAAAGAATTTGCTTTTACAATGACTAAAGAATATGACAATATTTTAGATGCTGCTTTAGGTGCTGGTGCCGATTTACCATTTGCGTGTAAAGGTGGTGTTTGTAGTACTTGCAAATGTGAAGTAGTAGAAGGTAAAGTAGAAATGAAAGTCAATTACGCACTAGATGAAAAAGAAGTGAGTCAAAACTTGGTGTTAAGTTGTCAAGCAGTACCCACAACAGAAAGCGTAGTTGTTAATTTTGATGTATAG
- the paaA gene encoding 1,2-phenylacetyl-CoA epoxidase subunit PaaA — translation MSEEQIKSLEKQFEARIARDEKIEPKDWMPEKYRKTHIRQMSQHAHSEIVGMLPEGNWITRAPSLRRKVALLAKVQDEAGHGLYLYSACETLGISREEMYEQLHTGKAKYSSIFNYPTVTWADMGAIGWLVDGAAIINQVPLCNTSYGPYARAMIRVCKEESFHQRQGYEIMIKLANGTAEQKEMAQDALNRWWWPSLMMLGPTDAESIHTEQSMKWKLKRKSNDDLRQQFIDQTVPQADLIGLTIPDPDLKWNEERQSYDFGEINWDEFWQVVKGHGPCNKERMKARVGAWEEGEWVRDAAMAYAEKNAERKEKQAV, via the coding sequence ATGAGTGAAGAACAAATAAAGAGTTTAGAAAAACAATTCGAGGCGCGTATTGCTCGTGATGAAAAAATTGAACCTAAGGATTGGATGCCAGAGAAATATCGTAAAACGCATATTAGACAAATGTCGCAGCATGCACATTCTGAAATTGTGGGTATGCTACCAGAAGGCAACTGGATCACCAGAGCACCATCTTTAAGAAGAAAAGTAGCCTTATTGGCTAAAGTGCAGGATGAAGCAGGGCATGGTTTATACCTTTACAGTGCGTGTGAAACTTTAGGTATTTCACGGGAAGAAATGTACGAGCAGCTACACACAGGAAAAGCAAAATATTCAAGTATTTTTAACTACCCAACAGTAACATGGGCAGATATGGGAGCCATTGGCTGGTTAGTTGATGGCGCAGCGATTATTAATCAGGTGCCTTTATGTAATACTTCTTATGGACCTTATGCGAGAGCCATGATTCGTGTGTGTAAGGAAGAAAGCTTTCACCAACGTCAAGGTTATGAAATCATGATTAAATTGGCGAACGGGACAGCAGAACAAAAAGAAATGGCGCAAGATGCTTTAAACCGCTGGTGGTGGCCAAGTCTAATGATGTTAGGGCCAACAGATGCAGAGTCTATTCATACAGAGCAATCGATGAAATGGAAGCTAAAACGTAAGTCTAACGACGACTTACGTCAGCAATTTATAGATCAAACCGTGCCTCAGGCAGATTTAATAGGTTTGACGATTCCAGACCCAGATTTAAAATGGAATGAGGAACGCCAGAGCTATGATTTTGGTGAGATTAACTGGGATGAATTCTGGCAAGTGGTAAAAGGTCATGGGCCCTGTAATAAAGAAAGAATGAAAGCTCGAGTGGGAGCATGGGAAGAAGGCGAATGGGTGAGAGATGCGGCCATGGCTTACGCAGAGAAAAACGCAGAGCGAAAAGAAAAACAAGCAGTATAA
- the paaB gene encoding 1,2-phenylacetyl-CoA epoxidase subunit PaaB has product MKKNWPLWEVFVRSKNGLEHRHFGSLHAADEEMALENARDVYTRRNEGVSIWVVESKHITASNPENNGELFEPAQDKVYRHPTFYDLPDEVKHM; this is encoded by the coding sequence ATGAAAAAAAACTGGCCACTTTGGGAAGTCTTCGTTAGAAGTAAAAATGGATTAGAGCATAGACACTTTGGTAGTCTGCATGCTGCAGATGAGGAAATGGCTCTGGAAAATGCACGTGATGTCTATACAAGAAGAAATGAAGGGGTGAGTATTTGGGTTGTGGAATCAAAGCATATTACAGCTTCAAATCCTGAAAATAACGGCGAATTATTTGAGCCTGCTCAAGATAAGGTATACCGTCATCCCACATTTTATGATTTACCAGACGAAGTAAAACACATGTAA
- the paaC gene encoding 1,2-phenylacetyl-CoA epoxidase subunit PaaC, which yields MKKKLYKYILGIADNSLILGQRLGEITGHGPSLETDIACTNISLDLFGQVRSYYQYAAKIAGDERSEDDIAMLRKEREYLNVLLVEQPNTDFAYTMARQFLFDVYHFLLLTELQKSHDVTLSAIAKKSIKEVSYHQRFSSDWIKRLGDGTDESKTKMQTAINDLWTYTDELFHQTEADKAMVSENIGVDVTQLKAAYYSKVNTILAEATLDIPESKWFQKGGKEGIHTEHMGYLLTELQYMQRTYPNMEW from the coding sequence ATGAAAAAAAAATTATACAAATACATCCTCGGTATTGCAGATAATTCTTTGATTCTCGGTCAAAGGCTAGGAGAAATAACAGGTCATGGTCCCAGTTTAGAAACGGATATTGCCTGTACAAACATTTCTTTAGATCTGTTTGGGCAAGTACGTAGTTACTATCAATATGCCGCTAAAATTGCCGGAGATGAAAGAAGTGAAGATGATATTGCAATGCTTCGTAAAGAGCGAGAATACTTAAATGTCCTTTTAGTAGAACAACCCAATACCGATTTTGCATATACCATGGCACGACAGTTTTTGTTTGATGTGTATCACTTTCTGTTGTTAACAGAATTACAAAAAAGTCATGACGTAACCCTGTCAGCTATTGCAAAAAAATCCATTAAAGAGGTGAGTTATCACCAGCGCTTTTCTTCAGATTGGATTAAGCGTTTAGGAGATGGCACTGATGAAAGTAAAACGAAAATGCAAACCGCCATTAATGATTTGTGGACCTATACCGATGAGTTATTCCATCAAACAGAAGCCGATAAAGCAATGGTTTCAGAAAACATTGGAGTAGATGTCACCCAACTGAAAGCGGCGTACTATTCAAAAGTAAATACGATATTAGCTGAGGCGACTTTAGACATTCCAGAATCAAAATGGTTTCAAAAGGGTGGAAAAGAAGGAATTCACACGGAACATATGGGGTATTTGTTAACCGAATTACAATACATGCAACGCACGTATCCAAATATGGAATGGTAA
- the paaD gene encoding 1,2-phenylacetyl-CoA epoxidase subunit PaaD yields MITTEQNIDQKLIPILEKVSDPEIPVLSIMDMGVVRSAVIKNNKVKVQITPTYSGCPAMDVIGDDIKAALKTAGYDAEIELILSPAWTTDWITPRGRKALEDYGIAAPLGAEADKDVLLNGKRIVKCTNCGSQNTRLVSQFGSTACKAQFQCDDCQEPFDYFKCLK; encoded by the coding sequence ATGATCACAACAGAACAAAATATAGACCAAAAACTAATTCCAATACTGGAAAAAGTTAGCGACCCAGAAATTCCGGTATTATCAATCATGGATATGGGTGTGGTGCGTTCTGCTGTTATAAAAAACAATAAGGTAAAAGTACAAATCACACCAACTTATAGTGGTTGTCCAGCAATGGATGTTATTGGTGATGATATCAAAGCAGCATTAAAAACGGCGGGATACGATGCTGAAATCGAATTGATTCTTTCGCCAGCTTGGACTACAGATTGGATTACGCCAAGAGGTAGAAAGGCATTGGAAGATTATGGTATCGCAGCACCTTTAGGTGCAGAAGCAGATAAAGATGTTCTGCTTAATGGAAAACGCATTGTAAAATGTACTAATTGTGGGTCTCAAAACACACGCTTGGTGAGTCAGTTTGGATCAACGGCTTGCAAAGCACAGTTTCAATGTGATGACTGCCAGGAGCCATTTGATTATTTTAAATGTTTAAAATAA
- a CDS encoding enoyl-CoA hydratase-related protein, whose protein sequence is MNKSIQLTIENKVATITLNRPEVFNSFNREMAFLLQDTLDACEKNADVRAIVLTGNGKAFCAGQDLKEVTNPELNPGFKKILEEHYNPIITRIRAIKKPIIAAVNGVAAGAGANIALACDIIVAHEKVSFIQAFSLIGLVPDSAGTFFLPRLIGFQKALALALLGDKISAEAADKMGMIYKCVPTEEFETTINKLAIKLANMPTKALGLIKELYNQSMTNDLESQLALESKLQIEAAQSEDYTEGVAAFVEKRKPEFKGR, encoded by the coding sequence ATGAATAAAAGCATTCAGCTTACAATAGAAAACAAAGTAGCAACCATTACGCTTAACAGACCAGAAGTATTCAACAGTTTCAATCGTGAAATGGCCTTTTTATTACAGGATACATTAGATGCTTGTGAAAAAAATGCAGACGTTAGAGCCATTGTTTTAACTGGAAACGGAAAAGCATTTTGTGCTGGTCAGGACTTAAAAGAAGTGACAAATCCAGAGTTAAATCCTGGATTTAAAAAAATATTAGAGGAGCATTACAATCCCATTATCACAAGAATTCGTGCGATTAAAAAACCAATTATTGCAGCCGTAAATGGTGTAGCGGCAGGCGCAGGGGCGAATATTGCGTTAGCCTGTGATATTATCGTAGCGCATGAAAAGGTGAGTTTTATACAGGCCTTTAGCCTCATTGGTTTAGTGCCAGATAGTGCTGGTACTTTCTTTTTACCACGACTTATCGGGTTTCAAAAGGCATTAGCTTTAGCGCTGTTAGGCGATAAAATTTCGGCAGAAGCAGCAGATAAAATGGGAATGATTTATAAATGTGTTCCAACAGAAGAATTTGAAACCACTATAAATAAATTAGCTATTAAACTAGCAAACATGCCTACTAAAGCATTAGGGCTTATTAAAGAATTATACAATCAGTCTATGACTAACGATTTAGAATCACAATTAGCCTTAGAATCTAAATTACAAATAGAAGCCGCACAAAGTGAGGATTATACAGAAGGCGTGGCTGCATTTGTTGAAAAAAGAAAACCAGAATTTAAAGGAAGATAA